One Candidatus Vicinibacter affinis DNA window includes the following coding sequences:
- a CDS encoding T9SS type A sorting domain-containing protein, with protein sequence MKVKVLTVLLLLIFLWNYNYVEAQSGFAKTYVIKFNNRSDTNYYPNFIKAIEIHNSFIYSFLYSSDTTNKKVYGTGFGIFKLEGEMLEYNSIPYRDSFNYFFPEEMITYDYETFFTSINIKPGLDGILKYNHKTKEVISYPIVNSLCASCFELFGGMAKDLWGNLILSHDVTSPNAIDSFYTKVQITKMDTSGRIIWTKIYGGPSTEYKRNSCKSVFIDKDGDYCVGISWDNKVGFYQTLFYKLDSSGNIVNQYVSKVPLTTADVHDISQSSDGSFYLATNYNKNEGRNEWYSTEATAVTLLNRDLSFKKSFAAGEKGFTHLNFEKILPTHNPDEIILMYNGFSNFNYLKYDSVKSKVDTIYSSVQKVTLHKVNYKGDSIWTRRYSVREGSIYHWTDAEQSNAYDFKAIPDGSGYIIGGYSYRNNAYEKLAEPYYVPLLIRVDNDGCIIPGCNLTKTKDNKLESETSFRVWPNPFKDRLVIQHDVTEVLSYKLYNIEGKLMDEFNLSEFGENLILKTSSLPPGIYNLIGMNVKGNFHHEKILKE encoded by the coding sequence ATGAAAGTAAAAGTTTTAACTGTTTTACTACTACTGATATTTCTATGGAATTATAATTATGTTGAAGCACAATCAGGTTTTGCGAAAACCTATGTGATAAAGTTTAATAATAGATCAGATACTAATTATTATCCAAATTTTATTAAAGCAATTGAAATTCATAATAGCTTTATTTATTCATTTTTATATTCCTCAGATACAACAAATAAAAAAGTGTATGGTACAGGATTTGGAATATTTAAATTAGAAGGTGAAATGTTGGAATATAATTCCATCCCCTATAGAGATTCATTTAATTACTTTTTTCCAGAAGAAATGATTACTTATGATTATGAGACTTTTTTTACATCCATTAATATTAAGCCTGGTCTTGATGGTATATTAAAGTATAATCATAAGACAAAAGAAGTGATATCTTATCCTATTGTGAATTCATTATGTGCATCATGTTTTGAACTATTTGGTGGCATGGCTAAAGATCTTTGGGGAAATTTAATTTTATCACATGATGTAACTTCACCCAATGCAATAGATTCTTTCTATACTAAAGTCCAAATTACAAAGATGGATACCTCAGGAAGGATTATATGGACTAAAATATATGGGGGTCCATCTACGGAGTATAAAAGAAATTCTTGTAAATCCGTTTTTATAGACAAAGATGGGGATTATTGTGTAGGAATTTCTTGGGATAATAAAGTCGGATTCTATCAGACCCTGTTCTATAAATTGGATAGCTCTGGTAATATAGTCAATCAGTATGTATCAAAAGTTCCACTTACAACCGCTGATGTCCATGATATTTCCCAATCAAGTGATGGATCTTTTTATCTCGCTACAAATTATAATAAGAATGAAGGGAGAAATGAATGGTATAGTACAGAAGCAACAGCGGTTACTTTATTAAATAGAGATTTATCTTTTAAAAAATCTTTTGCTGCTGGGGAAAAAGGGTTCACGCATTTAAATTTCGAAAAAATATTGCCTACCCATAATCCCGATGAAATAATCTTAATGTATAATGGTTTTAGTAATTTTAATTACTTAAAATACGATAGTGTCAAATCAAAAGTAGATACAATTTATTCATCAGTTCAAAAAGTAACTTTGCATAAAGTAAATTATAAAGGAGACAGTATATGGACACGAAGGTATTCAGTAAGAGAAGGATCAATTTATCATTGGACAGACGCAGAACAAAGTAATGCTTATGATTTTAAGGCTATTCCTGATGGATCCGGATATATCATTGGTGGATATTCTTATCGTAATAACGCTTATGAAAAGCTAGCAGAACCATATTATGTTCCACTACTCATCCGAGTAGATAATGATGGATGTATTATTCCTGGTTGTAACTTAACAAAAACCAAAGATAATAAATTGGAATCAGAAACTAGTTTCCGAGTATGGCCAAATCCATTTAAGGATCGATTGGTTATTCAACATGACGTGACTGAGGTATTAAGTTATAAGCTTTATAATATTGAAGGCAAGTTAATGGATGAATTCAATTTATCAGAATTTGGTGAGAATTTAATTTTAAAAACATCCTCTTTACCGCCTGGAATTTACAACTTAATAGGTATGAATGTTAAAGGTAATTTTCATCATGAAAAAATATTGAAGGAATAA